From the genome of Amycolatopsis granulosa:
GAAGCCGCCGCGGTGTGCCCGGGCGGGATGGCGTGCAGTGCGGCGATGATGCCGTCGGTCGCGAGGTGCTCGACCTCCACCGGGCCGTCCGGCTCGGCACACCGCTCGCCCAGCTCCTGCAGGAACGGCACGAGCAGCTTCTGCCACGTGTCCACGGTGCCGTGCCGGTCGAGAAAGCCCACCACGATGCGGCGGAAGGCGTCCGGGTCGAGCTTTTCGGCGGCTCCGCGCAGTGACCGCCGCCGCCGGCTCGCCACCCGGTCGGGCACCCGGCCGAGCGGGCCGATCCGCGGCGCCGTGCCGGCGCTGACCGTCGCCGCCGCACTCGCCACCGGCACACCCTGGCGCACCAGCTGCACCACGCGCTCCAGGCGCCGCAGGTCGCCGACCGTGTAGCGGCGGTGCCGCCCCGGCTCCCGCGAACTCGGCCCGAGTCCGTGCCTGCGGTCCCAGCTGCGGAGGGTCGCGACGGCGACGCCGAGGCGGCGCGCGACCGCGGCAGGGGTCAGCACCGCTTCGGGCGGTACCGCGTCTCGTGCGGCCTGCCCCGTGCGGGTCATCGGCTCGCGCCTCCTGGTGATGTCCGGGTGGCCGCCTCCCGGCGGATTCATCCTTCGATTGTGCAACATTTCCAGGTCGCACGGTTGCGGGACAAGTCACTGACCACAGGAGCATCACGGGGTTACTGGAACGATCGGTTGGATATAAGCTAGGCTGCGGGTATGGCGAGGACCAAGGAGTTCGACCCCGACGCCGCGTTGCAGGCCGCGCTGGAGCTGTTCTGGCGGCAGGGCTACGAGGCCACCTCGATGCAGGACCTGGTCGAGCACCTCGGCGTGAACCGCGCCAGCCTGTACGCCACCTATGGCAGCAAGCACGACCTCTACCTGCACGCCCTGGACCGCTACTGCGAGCTACGCGGGATCCAGACGATGACGGTGCTGAACCGGCGCGGCCCGGCGCTGGCCGCGGTCCGCGACTTCATCCGCGGCTACCTGACCGAGGTGCTCGAGGACGCCGACCACAAGGGATGCCTGGTCACCAACACGGCAACCGAGCTCCTGCCGCGCGACGCCACAGCGGCGCGGCGCGTGGAGATCGCGTTCGGCGAGCTGGAGGCCGCGCTGGCCGGCGCCCTGACCCGGGCGCAGCACGAGGGTGATCTCGCGCCGGACAAGGATCCGCGGGCACTGGCCCGCTTCCTGGTCACGTTCGTGCAGGGCCTGCGGGTCGTGGGCAAGACCGACGACGTGCGCCGGGCCGGCGAGGCCGTCGACCAGGCGTTGTCGCTGCTGGCCTGACCGCCGCCGCGGCACGCCCGAATTATGGAATGATCAGTTGGTTATGGAAGGAGTGCGTATGCCGCGCGCTATCTACGTGCTGAGCCTCGGCGTGTTCGCGATGGTCACCAGCGAATTCGTCGTCGCCGGGCTGATGCCCCAGCTCGCGGACGGGCTGGGGGTGACGGTTCCGGAGATCGGCTACCTCATCACCGCGTTCGCCGTCGCGATGGCCGCCGGCGGCCCGGTCCTCACCGTTGCGCTGCTGCGGCTGAACCCGAAGTCCGCGCTGATGCTGCTGTTCGTGATCTTCCTGGCCGGCAACGTGCTCGCCGCGACGGCGACGGGCTACGGCACGATGATGGCCGCCCGCATCATCACCGGTGTCGCGTCGCAGGCGTTCTTCGGCATCGGCGTGTCCCTGAGCTCACAGCTGGTCCGGCCGGAGGTCCGCGGCCGGGCGATCGCGGTGGTGCTGAACGGCCTGATGCTCGGCACGCTGCTCGGCCTGCCGCTCGCCACCGTCGTCGGCGAGCACTTCGGCTGGCGGGCCGCGTTCTGGGCGATCGGCGCGCTGACGGTGGTCGCCGCGCTGGCCACCCTGACCGGAGTGCCCGCGATCGCCCCGTCCGCCGAGGGTGGCTCGTTCCGCGCCGAGCTCGGCGCGTTCCGCGCGCCGCGGTTGTGGCTGGCGCTGTCGACCAGCACGTTCATCATCGGTGCCACGTTCTCGGCGTTCAGCTACTTCACCCCGATCCTCACCGAGGTAACCGGGTTCGACGGCGGCACCGTGCCGCCGCTGCTCGTCGCCTACGGCGCGGCCACGGTGGCGGGCAACTTCGTCGTGGGACGCCTCGCCGACCGGCACACGATGCCCGTGCTGGCCGTCGGGCTGGCCCTGAACCTCGTCTTCCTCGTCGCATTCGCGCTGTTCGCGGACCTGCCCGGGCCGGCGGTGGTGGCGATGCTCGGCATCGGGCTGGCCGGGGTCACGCTGAACCCGGCGATGGTGACCCGCGTGCAGCGCGCCGGGAACGCCCGTCCGCTGGTCAACACCGTGCACTCGTCGTTCATCACGCTCGGCGTGATCCTCGGGTCGTCGCTCGGCGGGCTGGCCATCTCGATGTCCGGCCTGCGCGCGCCGCTGTGGCTGGGTGCCGGGCTGGCGGTGCTCGGCCTGCTCACCGTGCTGCCAGAGCTGGTGCGCCGCCCGGCGCCGGTGCCGGCGCTGCAGCCCTGCTCCTGACCCGCGCGGACAGGAAGTCCCACATCTGCCCGGCCAGCGGGGCGGGCCAGCCGTGGCCGGCCCCGGCGAAGGTCAGCGACTGCACGGCAGCGCCGCCGGTGCAGTCGCGCCAGGTCGTGACCACCGCCGCGCCGTCATGGCGCACCGAGGACGCGGGCGGGCACGAGTCCAGCGCCCGCCAGGTCGCGGTCGCGTGCTCCACCACCTCGGCGCCGTGGCCGAGGATGCCGTCGTTCGTGCCGGCCGCGACCAGCGCCGACAACCCGGCCGCGGCCCGGTTGGCGCACACCCGCGGCGGGGCGGCGCCGTAGGTGGCGAACGCGGCGAACGGCGCCGGCGACTCGCACGCGAGGCGGAACGCCAGCCGGCCACCGTTGCTGTAGCCGACCAGGTAGACCCGCCGCGGGTCGGTGCCGAACGCCTGGGCGGCGTCGGCCACGACCGCGGCGACGAACGCCGGGTCGTCGACGTGGTCCCGGGCGGCCAGGCCGCAGCAGCCGTTGCCCGCGTTCCACGATTGCCCGGTTCCCGCCGGAAATACGATATCGGCCATTCCGCGTTGCGCGAACGGCAGAAAACCGGTGCGGGCCGCCGCATTCCGGACATCCATCCCACGGCCGTGCAGAACGACCAGCAACGGCAGTCCGGAATTCTCCCCCGCCGCTCGCACCGCGAGATAGGACCGGCCCAGCACGGACCGCGTGGACAACGTGATCCGGTTGGCCGGCACCGAATCCGCGATCACCGGCGGAGCCGTGCACGCGGCCAGGGCGGCGCACAGCAGACCCACAGCCATCCGCCTCCGCCACCGCGACATGCGCCCATTCTGAGAGAATTCCGGTCGGCGCGCAGCGCCTCCCGCGATATTTCTCAGGACGTTCTCACCGTCCGCCCAGCGGTCTCCCAGAAAAGCTGACGACACTCGGCCCGGTCGCCCGCCGCCGATTTTCCGAGGAGACACGATGGGCCGAATTTCCGGGTTGCTGGCGGTCCGCGCCGCGGCCCGCCCGGACGAGGTGGCGTTCCTCGACGGCACGGACGGACGGGAGCTGAGCTGGCGCGCGGTCGCGTCCGCCGCACAGCGCTGGCGGAGCCTCGCCCACGACCTCCCGCCGCGCACCCGGATGGGGCTGGTCGCGGCCGATCCGCTGGCCTTCACCAGCGCCTACCTCGGCTGTCTCGCCGCCGGCCTGACCGCGGTGCCCGTCGATCCGCGGCTTCCCGCGGCCGAACTGGACGCCACCCTCGACCGGTTGCGCACCGCGGTCGTCGCCACCGACCGTCCCGATCTCGTGCCCCGCCGGCCGGCCTGGGTCCTCGGCCGGGGCGGACCACGGCCGGTGCGCGCCACGCGGCCGCGGCCCGCGGGTACCGCGGTGCGGCCCGCGGTGCTGTTGACCAGCTCGGGCACCACCGGCGCCCCGAAGGGGATCCCGCTCAGCGAGTGGCAGCTGCTGCACACCGCGCGCCGTGTCGCCCGGCACCACCGGCTGGGCCCCGGTGAGCGCGGCTACACGCCACTGCCCCTGTTCCACGTGAACGCACAGGTGATGGGCCTGCTCGCGACCGTCGTCGGCGGTGGTTCGCTGGTGGTGGACCAGCGGTTCAGCGCCGGCGAGTACTGGGATCGCGTGACGCGCTGGGCGCCGACCTGGCTCAACACCGTCCCGGCGATCCTCGCCTCGCTCGCCCGGCGGCCCGCGCCACCGGCTGCCGTGGCCGACCGGATCCGGTTCGCCCGCTCGGCGTCGGCACCGTTGTCGCCGGGCATCGCCCGGCGCTTCACCGCGCGCACCGGCATCGGCGTCCTGGAGACCTACGGCATGTCCGAGGCCGCCGGGCAGATCACCGCCAACCCGCTCGATCCCGCGCTCCGTCGCGCGGGTTCGGTGGGCCTGCCGGTCGGCGTCGGGCTCGTCGTCGCCGCGCCGGACGGCACCGCGCTCCCGCCGGGCGAGCGGGGCGAGGTCCGGCTGCGCGGCCGGCAGGTGGTGAGCCGGTACCTCGACCTCGACGGCCCCGGCGAACGGATCCGGCCGGCCCGCGGGGCCGACGGCTGGCTTTCCACCGGTGACGTGGGCGTCCGCGACGCCGACGGGTACCTCACACTCGACGGGCGCGTGGACGACGTCATCAACCGCGGCGGCGAGCAGATCTACCCGCGGGAGATCGAGGACGTCCTGCTCGCGCATCCGGCGGTCGGCACGGCCGCCGTCGTGGGCGCGCCCGACGAGCGGCTCGGCCAGGTGCCGGTCGCGTTCGTCACCGCGGCGTCGGCAGCCGGCCTGGAACGCGCCCTGCAGGACTGGTGCGGGCACCGGCTGCCCCGGCACAAACGACCGGCCGTGATCGAGGTGACCGCTGCCCTGCCACTCGGGCCGACCGGGAAGGTGCTGCGCCGTGAGCTGCGCGTCGAAGCGGGCGGGCGGTGAGCCCGCGCGCCGAGCACCTCGACTACGTCGACCTGGTGCGCGTCCTGACGGTCGGGCTGGTGATCGGGATGCACGTGCTGGTGCTGTCCCCGTTCGCGCACGGCGTGGCGATCGGTGCGCTGATCGTCGTCTTCCACGTCAGCCGCGAGGTGTTCTTCCTGCTGACCGCGTTCGTGCTGACCCACAGCACCGTGCGGCGGCCGCGCTGGCCGCGGTTCTGGCGGCGCCGCTACCTGTTGGTGGCCGTGCCGTATCTGCTGTGGACGGTCGTCTACTTCTTCGCCGACGGCGGCCCGTACTCGCTGACCGCGTTCCGCACCGAGCTGCTCACCGGCACCGCGCGGTACCACCTGTACTTCCTGCTGGTGTCGATGCAGATCTACCTGGTGTGGCCGCTGGTCCGGGCCCTGATCGCCGCGACCCGCCGCCACCACGCCGCGCTGCTGGCGTTCGCGGTGGCGTTCCAGCTGGTGTTCGCGCTCGCCGTGCAGCAGCAGTGGGATCTCGGCGCGCTGTCCGGGTGGGTGCACGCACCGGACGCGTGGCTGCCCAGCTACCTCGGCTACGTCCTGGCGGGCGCACTGGCCGGGGCGCACCGCGACCGGCTCGTCGCGTGGACCAGGGCGCACACGGCGCGAGTGCTCGGCGGATGCGCGGCCGCGGTGGCGCTCGGGGTGACCGTCTACTGGGGACAGGTGTCCCTCGCCGGCCAGTCGCCACCGCAGGCCGCCATCGTGTTCCAGCCCGTGGTCGTGGTGGAGAGTTTCGCCGTGGCGTGGGCGTTCCTCGCAATTGGTCTGTTGTGGACCGCGCGGGGAACCCCGGGGCGCCACCTGGTCGGACTGACCTCCGACGCGTCGTTCGGGGTCTACCTGCTCCACCCGCTGGTGTTGCAGTACCTGCTCGCGGCGGTTGCACTGGCCGGTCCCGGCGCGGACCCGGCGCCCGATGCCGTGGTGCTGCCGGTGCTGGTGCTCGGCGTCGTCCCGCTCGTCTACCTCGTGTCCGTCCTGGTCACCGCACTGGCGCGCCGCACCCCGGTCAGTCTCGCCCTCACCGGGCGGCCCCGCCGCAACCGTGCCGCCGTGGCCCGGCCCGCCCTCGTCCCCACCGGAGGAACCCCATGAACACCGGCGTCACCATGGTGATCGACCCCGGCCTGCCGACCGGCGCGTTCACCGACCTCGTGGCCAGCCACGGCGACCACATCGACCTGCTCAAGTTCGGCTGGGGCACCGCACTGGTGACCAAGGACCTGCACCGCAAGGTCGCGGTGCTGCGCGAGGCCGGCATCGGCTGCTACTTCGGCGGCACCCTGTTCGAGCACTACCTGGTGCGCGATCAGCTCGACGACTACCTGCTGTTCGTCGAAACGGCGGGTGCCACCCACATCGAGGTCTCCAACGGCACGATCCCGCTGTCGCAGCACGACAAGGCATCCTATGTGGAGCGAATGGCGCGGTACCGGCCGGTGCTGGCCGAGGTCGGCTACAAGGACGCGGGGCGTTCGGCGTGCCTGGGTCCCGGTGACTGGGTGGCCGCGATCGCCGAGGACCTCGCCGCGGGGGCGGACCTGGTCATCACCGAAACGCGGGAGAGCGGCCGCAGCGGCCTGGCCCGGCCGGACGGGCACGTGCGCGAGGACGTGCTGCACGCGGTCATCTCGTCCGTCGACCCCCGGCGGCTGCTGTTCGAAGCACCGACCAAGGACCTGCAGGTCGAGCTGATCCAGGCGCTCGGGCCGTCGGTGAACCTCGGCAACATCGCCACCACGGACGTGCTCGGCGTGGAAACGCTCCGGCGCGGCCTGCGGGCCGACACCCTCATCCAGCTCACCCCGGCCCCCGTGGCCTGATCGGAGTTCCCATGCGTGATCCGCGAGACGCCTGCCACGTCGCCGTCCCCGCACGCGACCTCGACGAGGCCGTCGAGTTCTACACCTTCGGCCTCGGCGCGAAGCTGGCCCGCCGCTACGACGACCGCGTCACCTTCGACTTCTTCGGCGACCAGCTGGTGTGCCACCTCTGCGACGACGTGCCGGCGGAGGCGGTGGCCTATCCTCGGCACTTCGGGGTGAGCTTCGCCCGCGCCGAGGACTTCGACCGGCTGGTGCGCCTGGTGGAGCACCGGAAGCTGCCGGTGCTGTCCGAGCCGTCGCTGCGGTTCGAGGGCACGGCCGAGCAGCACCGCACGATCTTCCTGGTCGATCCGTCGAACAACGTGCTGGAGTTCAAGAACTACGACGACCCGCGGTTGCAGTACTGACCCGGCCGATCGTGCCCCGCCCGTCAGCGCTTGGCTTCGGTGGCCGGCAGGATCCTCCCCCGCACCTCGCCGAAGCCGATGCGGCCCGCGGCGCCGGGGGCGCTGGCCGTGATGGTCACCTCGTCGCCGTCGAGGAGGAACGTGCGCGGCTCGCCGTTGACCGTGACCGGCTCCTGGCCGCCCCAGGTCAGCTCGATGAACGCGCCGCGCTGGTCCCTCGCCTCGCCGGAGATCGTGCCGGACGCGTACAGGTCACCGGTGCGCGCGGACGCCCCGTTGACGGTCATGTGCGCCAGCATCTGCGCCGGCGACCAGTACATCTCCCGGTAGGGCGGGCGGCTGACCTCCTGCCCGTTCCACGAAACCGCGAGCTCGACGTCCAGGCTCCACGGCTCGCTCTCCCGCAGGTACGGCAGGACCTGCGGCTCCTGCGGCGGCGTCGGCACGCGGGCGGCCTCCAGCGCGAGCAGCGGCACGACCCACGGTGAGATCGACGTCGCGAAGCTCTTGCCCAGGTGCGGGCCCAGCGGCACGTACTCCCACGCCTGGATGTCGCGGGCCGACCAGTCGTTCACCAGCACCACGCCGAACACGTGCCGCGGGAAGTCCGCTGTGGACAGCGGCGACCCCAGCGGTGTCCCGGTGCCGACGACGAAACCCAGCTCCGCCTCGATGTCCAGCCGCCGCGACTCGCCGAACGTGGGCGCGTCCTCGTCCGGGGCCTTGCGCTGCCCGCAGGGCCGCACGATGCCGGTGCCGGACACGACGACGGTGCCGGCGCGCCCGTGGTAGCCGACCGGCAGGTGCTTCCAGTTCGGCATCAGCGGCTCGGCGCCGGGCCGGAACAGCCGCCCGAGGTTGGCCGCGTGGTGCTCGGAGGCGTAGAAGTCGACGTAGTCGGCCACCTCGAACGGCAGGTGCAGCTCCACCTCACCCACTCCGAAGACCGCCGCGTCCGGCACGTCGCCGCGCACCAAATCGCCGATGCGGGACCGCACCTCGACCCAGCGGTCGTAGCCCTGGGCCATGAACGCGTTCAGCGACGGCCGCGCGAACACGTCGTCGCCCAGCGCCACCGCCAGGTCGATCACCGAGTCGCCGACGCGCACCCCGACGCGCGGGGCGGTGCCGGGCGTGGTGAACACGCCGTAGGGCAGGTTGCCGAGCCCGAACAGCGAGCCCTCCGGGATGTCGATCCTGGTCACGCCGTCACTCCTCCGTTCAGCGCCGCGGCCGGGACCAGTCCGAGGTCCGCCAGCTCGGTCACCGGTTCGATGATGCTGCACGTGCCGAACGAGCGGAACCACGTCCGCGCACCGGCGTCCATTTCGGACACCAGCGCGGCGACCCGGGCACCGTCCCGCTCCGCCAGCAACGCGATCAGCTCGTCCGCACCCGCGCCGCGGGCGGCGGCCCCCGCGGCGAGCAGCAGGTTCAGGAACCCGTGCTGCTCGAACCCGGTCTCCGGGTCCGTGTTGCGCACCGCGTGGTGCAGCCCCGCGGTCGCCTTGAACGGGACCCCGGCCCGCACCGCCGCGAGCACCGCCGAGGCCAGCTCGGCCTCGTCCGGGTACAGCCCGGCCGTGACCCCGCCGGTGCGGAACTTCGCCCGGTGCCCGGTCCTCGCGCAGGTCGCGATCACCTCGGCGCGGCGGTCGTCCCGCGGCACCTCGACGAACACCGGGACGTCCCCGGCGGCCTCCAGCCCGGTGAAGAACTCGGTCACGCCGAGGCCCGCGGGCATCGCCACCTCGAACCCGGTCAGCCGCACCGGCAGGTCGGCGGCCCGGGCACGAGCGTCCGGCAGCTGGGCCGGGCCGCCCGGCGCGGTCACCGCCAGGTCCAGCGGCTGCTCCACGACCGCGCCGAGGTCGGCGAGCGCGGGCGCCGCCAGCACCAGCGGGCCGACCAGGCCGCCGTAGCCCGACGCCAGGTGCACCGCGTGGTCCGGCACCGCCTGCGCCAACGGCTTCAGCCCCGGCGGGAACACCGCCGCGTCGTCGAGGAACCCGTCGAACAGGCCCGCCGGGGTCGCCGGGTTCACTGCGGCCCCCGGCCGGCCCAGGTCCAGGCGTAGCCCGGGTCCTCGGCCGCGCGGCCGCCCTCACCCAGCTCCAGCGGGCGGAACGTGTCGACCATGACGGCCAGCTCGTCGAAGAACTCCACGCCGATGCTGCGCTCGTAGGCGCCGGGCTGCGGGCCGTGCGAGTGCCCGCCCGGGTGCAGCGAGATCGAGCCCTGCCCGATGCCCGAGCCCTTGCGCGCCTCGTAGTCGCCGCCGCAGTAGAACATCACCTCGTCGGAGTCCACATTGGAGTGGTAGTACGGCACGGGGATGGACAGCGGGTGGTAGTCCACCTTGCGCGGGACGAAGTTGCAGATGACGAAGTTGGCGCCCTCGAACACCTGGTGCACCGGCGGTGGCTGGTGCACGCGGCCGGTGATCGGTTCGAAGTCGGCGACGTTGAAGGTGTACGGGTACAGGCAGCCGTCCCAGCCGACCACGTCGAACGGGTGCTGCGGGTAGACGAACCGGGTGCCTGCGATACCACCGTTCCCGGTTCCGCCTCTATGTTTGACCAGCACCTCGACGTCGGTGCCGTCGGCCAGCAGCGGCTCGGTGGGCCCGTGCAGGTCGCGCTCGCAGTAGGGCGCGTGCTCCAGCAGCTGGCCGTACTTGGACAGGTACCGCTTGGGCGGCGTGATGTGGGAGTTCGCCTCGATGGCGTAGGCGCGGACCAGGCCGTCGGGCACCCACCGGTGGGTGGTGGCGCGGGGCAGGATCACGTAGTCGCCCTGGCGGAAGGGCAGCACGCCGAAGACCGTCTCGACCACGCCTTCGCCGGATTCGATGTAGACGCACTCGTCACCGATCGAGTTGCGGTACAGCGGCGACGCCTCGCCCGCCGCGACGTAGGAGATGCGCACGTCACCGTTGCCCAGAACGAGCCGGCGCCCGGTGACGACGTCACGGGACTTCCACTCCTCGCCGGGGAACAGCTCGTGCAGCTTGAGGTGCCGCGGCTTGAGCGGGTGGTTGGCCTCGGTCGTCAGGTCCGGCAGCTGCCAGACCGACGAGTCGACGAGCGCGGACGGGATGTTGCGGTGGTAGAGCAGCGAGGAGTCGCTGGAGAAGCCCTCCTCCCCCATCAGCTCCTCGTAGTACAGGCCGCCCTCGGGCGTGCGGTGCTGGGTGTGCCGCTTGGGGGGAACCGCACCGACCTGCCGGTAGTACGCCATGACTTCGCCTCCTTGCCGGTCCGATGTAGTAAATCTATGTACTACCTTGGCGGCGCGCAAGGGTCAGTTGCGGCCCCGCACGTCGAACTGGTCGCGGTTGGTGATCAGCTTGTCCAGCAGCATCACCAGGATCCGCTGCTCGGCCTCGGTGAGCACGCTGGTCCACTCGTGCTCGCGCTCGTTGTGCTCGCGGAAGACCTCGGTCATCTCCGAGCGGCCCCGCCCGGACAGCGACAGCAGCACCGAGCGGCCGTCGTGCTCGCCGGGGGTGCGCTCCAGCAGGCCGTCCGCGACCAGGGTCTTCGCCAGGTTGGACACCGCCGCGCGGCTCATCCCGGTCAGCTCGGCGGCCTTCTTGGCCTCCAGCGGGCCGGCCAGCCACGTGACGAACAGCAGCCGGAACGCCGACCAGGAGTGGCCGCGCGGCCGGTGGACGCTCGCCTCCAGGTCGTAGGTGACGATGTTGGAGGCGCGGTTGAGCGTCAGCAGCACCTCGGTGGCGAGCTGGTGCCGGAAGCCGAACTCGTCGGCGAGCCGGCGGTTGGCGAGCTCGACGAAGGACCAGAAGTCGAGCTCGCCATCAGCCATGACCGCACCTTAACGCTTCACCGAAGTAGTTAATACCTAAACTACCTCGTGCGTGGCCGCCACGCCACGCCGTTCCTTCGTCACCTTGAGCACGGACAGCATCACCGCGCACAGGACCAGGCAGGCGATCGGGAAGTACAGGCCCACCGAGACGTCGTCGGCGGTGGCGTTCTTGCCGATCACGTACGGCCCGAAGAACCCGCCGAGCGCGGCGATCGAGTTGATCGCGGCCAGCCCCACCGCGGTGTGCTCCTTCGACAGCAGGCGCGCGGCCAGTGCCCAGTACGGCGCGAGGTAGCCGAGCACGCCGATGGCGACCAGCGACAGGCAGATCAGCGCGGCCACCGGGGTGTGCCGGAACTGGATCGTGCCGAACAGGCCGATCGCGGCCAGCAGCATCATCGCCACCACGTGCCCGCGCCGCTCGCCGGTGCGGTCGGAGTTGCGGGCCACCAGCAGCATGCCGATCGCGCCGACGATCCACGGGATCACGCCGAGGAAGCCGATGTTGGTCGCCGAGTAGGACCGGTCCATCTGCTTCACGATCTGCGGCAGGAAGAAGGTGAACCCGTACAGCCCGCACGCGGCGAACAGGTTCGCCAGCGCCAGGTAGAGCACCTTGCGGTCCTTGACGACCCGCAGCTGGCCCAGGAAGGTCTCCTTCCGCTCGGGTGCGTAGTCGGAGTTGATCTCCGTCTCCAGCCAGTCCTTCTCCTCGGCGGTGAGGAAGCTCGCCTGGCTGGGCTTGTTCGGCAGCCAGGCCAGCACGATCACGCCGACCAGCACCGCGGGCAGGCCCTGCAGGAGGAACACCCAGCGCCAGGACGACATGCCGAACCAGTGGACGTGGTCGAGGATCAGGCCGCCGGTGAGACTGCCGAGGATCATCGCGATCGGCTGGGCGATCGCCAGCGTCGCGATGGCCCGGCCGCGCTCCTTCGGGCGGAACCACAGCGTCAGGTACAGCAGCAGGCCCGGGTAGAGGCCGGCCTCGGCGATGCCGAGCACGATCCGGGCGAGGTAGAGCTGCGGGATGTTCTGCACGAACCCGGTGACCACGGTGACGATGCCCCAGCTGATCGCGATCCGGGCGAGCCAGATCCGCGCGCCCACCTTCTTCATGATCATGTTGCTGGGGACCTCGAACACCACGTAGGCGAGGAAGAAGATCGCCGACGCGGTGCCGAACACTGCCGTGGTGATCGCCAGTTCGTGCTGCATGCCGAGCTGGGCGTAGCTGATGTTCGACCGGTCCATGTAGTTGAACACGTACAGCAGCGCGACCAGCGGCAGGACTCTGCGGCTGACCTTGCGGATCGTGCGGCTGCCGACATCGCCGGCAGCGGTGGTTTCGCTCATGTCTCTCCTCGTTGAGTACAACAGTTCTGGAGCGAGGGACCGCCTCGGGTTCCGCTCCCGGACCGCGGCGCGTGCCACTTCACGAGGTCGTGACCGCGGCGTTGCGGCCGGCGATGCGGCCCATGGTGAGGGCGTTGGCGACGGCGTTGCCGCCGCCGACGTAGCGCGGGCCGAGCACGCCGGCACCGGCCTCGCCCGCGGCGAAGAGGCCGTCGATGACCTCGCCGCGCTCGTCGCGCACGGCCGCGCGGGCGTCGATCTCCAGCCCGGCGTGCGTGCACACCAGCTCGGCGGGCAGCAGGCGCGCCGCGTAGAACGGGGGCTCGGCGATCGGGTCCGGGTTGCCCGTCACCCCCTTGCTGGCGAGCGTCCGGTGGCGCAGGAACTCCGGGTCGTGCCCGGCGGGCAGCTGCTCGTTCCACCGGCGGACCGTCGCGATCAGCGCGCCGGCGGGGATCCCGGCCTTGCCGGCCAGCTCGGCCAGGTCCGCCGCGCGCAGCGTGCGCCCGGCCTCGGCCTCGGCGAGGACGTACTCGGCCGTCCAGTGCGCGTATCCGGGCGGGAGGGTCCGGCGGGCGCGTTCGTCGAAGATCATCCACGCGGTGCCGCCGTGCCGTTCGATGATGCCGCCGGACACCGCGTAGGAGG
Proteins encoded in this window:
- a CDS encoding MerR family transcriptional regulator, which produces MNPPGGGHPDITRRREPMTRTGQAARDAVPPEAVLTPAAVARRLGVAVATLRSWDRRHGLGPSSREPGRHRRYTVGDLRRLERVVQLVRQGVPVASAAATVSAGTAPRIGPLGRVPDRVASRRRRSLRGAAEKLDPDAFRRIVVGFLDRHGTVDTWQKLLVPFLQELGERCAEPDGPVEVEHLATDGIIAALHAIPPGHTAAASVLLACAPEEQHSLPLEVLRHALAERGRGTIALGARVPPQSLLATVTARKPPATVVWAHSAELARLVPAAELTGTRLYVAGPGWDGVPLPEGTRHLRSLPDALDALTGPA
- a CDS encoding TetR/AcrR family transcriptional regulator; protein product: MARTKEFDPDAALQAALELFWRQGYEATSMQDLVEHLGVNRASLYATYGSKHDLYLHALDRYCELRGIQTMTVLNRRGPALAAVRDFIRGYLTEVLEDADHKGCLVTNTATELLPRDATAARRVEIAFGELEAALAGALTRAQHEGDLAPDKDPRALARFLVTFVQGLRVVGKTDDVRRAGEAVDQALSLLA
- a CDS encoding MFS transporter — encoded protein: MPRAIYVLSLGVFAMVTSEFVVAGLMPQLADGLGVTVPEIGYLITAFAVAMAAGGPVLTVALLRLNPKSALMLLFVIFLAGNVLAATATGYGTMMAARIITGVASQAFFGIGVSLSSQLVRPEVRGRAIAVVLNGLMLGTLLGLPLATVVGEHFGWRAAFWAIGALTVVAALATLTGVPAIAPSAEGGSFRAELGAFRAPRLWLALSTSTFIIGATFSAFSYFTPILTEVTGFDGGTVPPLLVAYGAATVAGNFVVGRLADRHTMPVLAVGLALNLVFLVAFALFADLPGPAVVAMLGIGLAGVTLNPAMVTRVQRAGNARPLVNTVHSSFITLGVILGSSLGGLAISMSGLRAPLWLGAGLAVLGLLTVLPELVRRPAPVPALQPCS
- a CDS encoding alpha/beta hydrolase family esterase produces the protein MAVGLLCAALAACTAPPVIADSVPANRITLSTRSVLGRSYLAVRAAGENSGLPLLVVLHGRGMDVRNAAARTGFLPFAQRGMADIVFPAGTGQSWNAGNGCCGLAARDHVDDPAFVAAVVADAAQAFGTDPRRVYLVGYSNGGRLAFRLACESPAPFAAFATYGAAPPRVCANRAAAGLSALVAAGTNDGILGHGAEVVEHATATWRALDSCPPASSVRHDGAAVVTTWRDCTGGAAVQSLTFAGAGHGWPAPLAGQMWDFLSARVRSRAAAPAPAPGGAPALAAR
- a CDS encoding class I adenylate-forming enzyme family protein; this encodes MGRISGLLAVRAAARPDEVAFLDGTDGRELSWRAVASAAQRWRSLAHDLPPRTRMGLVAADPLAFTSAYLGCLAAGLTAVPVDPRLPAAELDATLDRLRTAVVATDRPDLVPRRPAWVLGRGGPRPVRATRPRPAGTAVRPAVLLTSSGTTGAPKGIPLSEWQLLHTARRVARHHRLGPGERGYTPLPLFHVNAQVMGLLATVVGGGSLVVDQRFSAGEYWDRVTRWAPTWLNTVPAILASLARRPAPPAAVADRIRFARSASAPLSPGIARRFTARTGIGVLETYGMSEAAGQITANPLDPALRRAGSVGLPVGVGLVVAAPDGTALPPGERGEVRLRGRQVVSRYLDLDGPGERIRPARGADGWLSTGDVGVRDADGYLTLDGRVDDVINRGGEQIYPREIEDVLLAHPAVGTAAVVGAPDERLGQVPVAFVTAASAAGLERALQDWCGHRLPRHKRPAVIEVTAALPLGPTGKVLRRELRVEAGGR
- a CDS encoding acyltransferase family protein → MSPRAEHLDYVDLVRVLTVGLVIGMHVLVLSPFAHGVAIGALIVVFHVSREVFFLLTAFVLTHSTVRRPRWPRFWRRRYLLVAVPYLLWTVVYFFADGGPYSLTAFRTELLTGTARYHLYFLLVSMQIYLVWPLVRALIAATRRHHAALLAFAVAFQLVFALAVQQQWDLGALSGWVHAPDAWLPSYLGYVLAGALAGAHRDRLVAWTRAHTARVLGGCAAAVALGVTVYWGQVSLAGQSPPQAAIVFQPVVVVESFAVAWAFLAIGLLWTARGTPGRHLVGLTSDASFGVYLLHPLVLQYLLAAVALAGPGADPAPDAVVLPVLVLGVVPLVYLVSVLVTALARRTPVSLALTGRPRRNRAAVARPALVPTGGTP
- a CDS encoding phosphosulfolactate synthase, encoding MNTGVTMVIDPGLPTGAFTDLVASHGDHIDLLKFGWGTALVTKDLHRKVAVLREAGIGCYFGGTLFEHYLVRDQLDDYLLFVETAGATHIEVSNGTIPLSQHDKASYVERMARYRPVLAEVGYKDAGRSACLGPGDWVAAIAEDLAAGADLVITETRESGRSGLARPDGHVREDVLHAVISSVDPRRLLFEAPTKDLQVELIQALGPSVNLGNIATTDVLGVETLRRGLRADTLIQLTPAPVA
- a CDS encoding VOC family protein, with amino-acid sequence MRDPRDACHVAVPARDLDEAVEFYTFGLGAKLARRYDDRVTFDFFGDQLVCHLCDDVPAEAVAYPRHFGVSFARAEDFDRLVRLVEHRKLPVLSEPSLRFEGTAEQHRTIFLVDPSNNVLEFKNYDDPRLQY